From Paraflavitalea devenefica, the proteins below share one genomic window:
- a CDS encoding response regulator transcription factor, with product MIPKPLIRHKHVIIYGVSLAALLFLLKWLELRFIIINHAFEVYAGAIAIIFTTLGIWLALKLTKPKVKTVVVEKEVYVSPAAGFTFSEAAFNKSGLSRRELEVLQLIAQGLSNQEIADRLFVSLNTVKTHSSNLFLKLDVKRRTQAIEKAKRLSLIP from the coding sequence ATGATCCCGAAACCATTAATAAGGCATAAGCACGTTATTATCTACGGTGTTTCGCTGGCTGCGCTGCTGTTCTTACTGAAGTGGCTGGAGCTACGCTTTATTATCATTAATCATGCGTTTGAAGTATATGCCGGCGCTATAGCCATCATCTTCACCACACTGGGTATCTGGCTGGCGCTGAAGCTTACCAAACCCAAGGTGAAAACAGTAGTGGTGGAAAAAGAGGTATATGTATCCCCTGCCGCTGGTTTTACTTTCAGCGAAGCAGCTTTCAATAAGTCGGGCTTAAGCCGGCGTGAGTTGGAAGTATTGCAACTGATTGCCCAGGGACTGAGCAACCAGGAAATAGCCGACCGCCTCTTTGTTTCCCTGAATACTGTAAAGACCCATTCCTCCAATCTCTTCCTGAAACTGGACGTAAAACGCAGGACCCAGGCCATTGAAAAAGCCAAAAGGCTGAGTCTCATACCTTAA
- a CDS encoding DUF4199 domain-containing protein — translation MKKIVLVFGLIAGLIVTTLMFFNIRAMYKNESAQGNIIVGYTTMVVAFSMIFVGIKNYRDKYNNGVISFGKAFKTGFYITLVASTLYVLVWLVEYKLFFPDFMDRYAACAMNDARSSGASQAELNEVAAEIARGKELYKNPLFVILMTYAEILPVGLIITLLSALLLKRKVKPMSPAV, via the coding sequence ATGAAAAAGATTGTCCTTGTCTTTGGTTTAATTGCCGGGCTTATTGTTACCACTTTGATGTTTTTCAACATTAGGGCAATGTACAAGAACGAAAGCGCCCAAGGGAATATCATCGTTGGCTATACCACGATGGTAGTTGCCTTTTCCATGATCTTTGTAGGCATTAAAAATTACCGGGATAAGTACAACAATGGGGTTATTTCTTTTGGAAAAGCATTTAAAACGGGGTTTTATATTACCCTGGTGGCCTCTACCCTGTATGTGCTGGTATGGCTGGTTGAGTATAAATTGTTCTTTCCCGATTTTATGGACAGGTATGCAGCCTGTGCGATGAATGACGCCAGGAGCAGTGGCGCCAGCCAGGCTGAACTGAATGAAGTGGCAGCAGAAATAGCCAGGGGCAAAGAACTGTACAAGAACCCGCTATTCGTTATTTTGATGACTTATGCAGAGATATTACCGGTTGGGCTGATCATTACCCTGCTCAGCGCCCTGCTGCTGAAAAGAAAGGTAAAGCCGATGAGCCCTGCTGTTTAG
- a CDS encoding LacI family DNA-binding transcriptional regulator, with amino-acid sequence MDRKVSLKDIAQKVGVSTALVSYVLNNKRENRVSKDLAQRIREAAAEMNYRTNQVARSLKTNKTYTIGLIVSDIANPFSSGLARIIEDEAEQLQYTVIFSSSDENARKSGKLIDTLLDRQVDGLIIAPPAFSEHQVIYLQEQQVPFVLVDRYFPDLSTNYVALDNYGAAFKGVEYLINTGRRKIGMITYDSALFHLQERKRGYTAALEAHGLPANKSFLKEIDIKLEQATVENVIQSLLSGNDRVDALLFGANKIAVAGLRYISSLPVKVPEELAIVNFDETEALEFYQAPFSYIKQPLPEIGRLAIRILLDSIERNSAPTQINLEGELVHKIP; translated from the coding sequence ATGGACCGGAAAGTTTCCTTAAAAGACATTGCCCAAAAGGTAGGGGTCTCTACGGCCCTGGTTTCCTATGTGTTAAACAATAAACGGGAAAACAGGGTGTCGAAAGACCTGGCGCAGCGCATCCGGGAAGCAGCGGCGGAAATGAATTACCGCACCAACCAGGTGGCCCGGAGCCTGAAAACCAATAAGACCTACACCATTGGATTGATTGTATCGGATATTGCCAATCCTTTTTCTTCGGGCCTGGCGCGCATCATTGAAGATGAGGCCGAACAGCTTCAGTACACTGTTATCTTTAGCAGCTCTGATGAAAATGCCCGGAAGTCGGGCAAATTAATAGATACTTTATTAGACCGGCAGGTGGACGGGCTGATCATTGCGCCGCCGGCTTTTTCTGAACACCAGGTGATCTATTTACAAGAGCAGCAAGTGCCTTTTGTACTGGTTGACCGCTACTTTCCTGATCTCAGCACCAACTATGTGGCGCTGGACAATTATGGGGCAGCTTTCAAAGGCGTGGAATACCTTATCAATACCGGCCGCCGTAAAATAGGGATGATCACCTATGATTCAGCGCTCTTCCACCTGCAGGAACGGAAAAGAGGGTATACCGCTGCCCTGGAAGCACATGGATTGCCTGCTAACAAGAGCTTCCTGAAAGAAATAGACATTAAGCTGGAACAGGCCACTGTAGAAAACGTCATCCAATCTTTACTCTCCGGCAATGACCGGGTAGATGCTTTATTATTCGGGGCCAACAAGATTGCTGTAGCGGGACTACGGTACATCAGTTCCCTCCCGGTAAAGGTGCCGGAAGAACTGGCCATTGTGAACTTCGATGAAACAGAAGCGCTGGAGTTTTACCAGGCTCCTTTTTCCTATATCAAACAACCGCTGCCCGAAATAGGCCGGCTCGCCATCCGTATCTTACTGGATAGCATTGAAAGAAACAGTGCCCCCACGCAAATTAACCTTGAAGGGGAACTGGTCCATAAAATCCCTTAG
- a CDS encoding oxidoreductase, with protein MDRLTNVGLIEFKTPTSAFQVESLGNTNNGFLLKKVMVKNASPEITRSHYPDAEIVQDKRSIMEDSTIDLIVISGAPKNDLDLVAEMLQTGKHVRIV; from the coding sequence ATGGACAGATTAACCAATGTGGGGCTTATTGAATTCAAAACACCCACCAGCGCTTTCCAGGTAGAGTCCCTGGGTAATACCAACAACGGGTTCCTCCTGAAGAAAGTAATGGTGAAGAACGCCTCGCCCGAAATTACACGATCACACTATCCGGATGCCGAGATAGTACAGGATAAGAGATCCATCATGGAGGATTCAACCATAGACCTCATCGTGATATCAGGAGCCCCGAAAAATGACCTTGACCTGGTAGCAGAGATGCTGCAAACAGGCAAGCATGTACGGATTGTTTAG
- a CDS encoding DinB family protein, whose amino-acid sequence MQDTLISTTVVITPAQLLEHWQGHRRVTRRVIEAFPEEQLFQYSIGGMRPFSELALELIRLTFIGSHGTATGEWKDLEELYTGDTNPATKAGLLKFWDDATGYLNEQWAQIKPGRWQETDAALGQYEGPVYSSSLYWLDNENHHRGQGYVYLRSLGIEPPFFWDRG is encoded by the coding sequence ATGCAAGACACGCTCATCAGCACAACCGTAGTCATTACACCTGCTCAACTGCTGGAACACTGGCAGGGGCACCGCCGGGTTACACGACGTGTAATTGAAGCTTTCCCCGAAGAGCAGCTTTTCCAATATTCCATAGGAGGCATGCGTCCTTTTTCGGAACTGGCGCTGGAGTTGATCCGGTTAACTTTTATAGGAAGTCATGGTACGGCTACCGGCGAATGGAAGGACCTGGAAGAACTGTATACCGGTGATACGAACCCGGCTACAAAAGCGGGCCTGTTGAAGTTCTGGGATGATGCCACGGGCTACCTGAATGAACAATGGGCGCAGATAAAGCCCGGGCGTTGGCAGGAAACAGATGCTGCTTTGGGACAATATGAAGGACCGGTATACAGCAGCTCACTGTATTGGCTCGATAACGAAAACCACCACCGTGGACAGGGATATGTATACCTGCGCTCATTGGGCATAGAGCCGCCCTTTTTCTGGGACAGGGGATAA